The proteins below are encoded in one region of Vibrio sp. ED004:
- a CDS encoding extracellular solute-binding protein: protein MKKWATLLAGSACALSMLSAPSFAKDNKELVFMNWGPYINSEILEQFTDETGIKVIYSTYESNETLYAKLKTHNKGYDLVVPSTYFVSKMRDEGMLQKIDKTKLNNFKNLDTNYLDKPYDPNNDYSIPHVVAITGLAVNTDMYDPEDFQSWADLWKPELEGQLMMMDDTREVFHIALRKLGYSGNTTNEKEIDEAYAELQKLMPNVLVFNSDNPGAPYMSGEVGLGMLWNGSAAAAQNEGLPIKLVFPKEGGIGWVDNFAISSGAVNVEAAHKMIDFLLRPEIAEQISRDTGYLTAVKASNEKFKDSPALFPSQEDLDRVEWQAAVGDKTVKYEDYFMKLKAGQ, encoded by the coding sequence ATGAAAAAATGGGCTACTCTATTAGCTGGTAGTGCATGTGCGCTTTCAATGTTATCTGCACCGTCTTTTGCAAAAGATAACAAAGAATTGGTATTCATGAACTGGGGACCTTACATCAACAGTGAGATTCTAGAACAGTTCACTGATGAAACTGGTATTAAGGTTATCTACTCGACTTACGAGTCGAACGAAACCTTGTACGCAAAGCTAAAAACACACAACAAAGGCTACGACCTAGTTGTGCCGTCGACTTACTTCGTATCTAAGATGCGTGACGAAGGTATGCTTCAAAAGATCGACAAAACTAAGCTGAACAACTTTAAAAATCTAGATACCAACTACCTAGATAAGCCGTACGACCCAAATAACGACTACTCTATCCCACACGTAGTTGCTATTACTGGTTTGGCTGTTAACACAGACATGTACGACCCAGAAGATTTCCAAAGCTGGGCTGACCTATGGAAGCCTGAGCTTGAAGGTCAACTGATGATGATGGACGACACTCGTGAAGTGTTCCACATCGCACTGCGTAAACTAGGTTACTCAGGTAACACAACCAACGAGAAAGAGATCGACGAAGCTTACGCTGAACTGCAAAAGCTAATGCCGAACGTTCTTGTGTTCAACTCAGACAACCCAGGCGCGCCTTACATGTCTGGTGAAGTTGGTCTTGGTATGCTTTGGAACGGTTCTGCTGCTGCAGCGCAAAACGAAGGTTTACCTATTAAACTGGTTTTCCCTAAAGAAGGTGGCATCGGGTGGGTTGATAACTTTGCAATCAGCTCTGGCGCGGTAAACGTAGAAGCGGCTCATAAGATGATCGACTTCCTACTTCGCCCTGAAATTGCTGAGCAAATCTCTCGTGACACTGGCTACCTAACGGCAGTTAAAGCGTCTAACGAGAAGTTTAAAGACAGCCCTGCTCTGTTCCCATCTCAAGAAGACCTTGATCGTGTTGAATGGCAAGCTGCGGTTGGCGATAAGACAGTGAAGTACGAAGATTACTTCATGAAGCTTAAAGCCGGTCAGTAA
- the potC gene encoding spermidine/putrescine ABC transporter permease PotC, translating to MGRTVKFSFMALVYAFLYLPIIVLIANSFNANKFGMKWGGFTTKWYDALINNDSLMQAAWHSINVAVFSATAATIVGSLTAVALFRYQFKGKGVVNGMLFIVMMSPDIVMAISLLALFLVMGVQLGFFTLLAAHITFCLPFVVVTVYSRLNGFDVKMLEAAKDLGASEWTILKQIILPLAKPAVAAGWLLSFTLSLDDVIISSFVTGPTYEILPLKIYSMVKVGISPEVNALATVMLVVSLVLVIISQLLAREKIK from the coding sequence ATGGGTCGCACAGTTAAGTTCAGCTTTATGGCGCTGGTATACGCTTTTCTATACCTACCTATTATCGTATTGATTGCGAACTCATTTAATGCCAACAAGTTTGGTATGAAATGGGGTGGCTTCACCACTAAGTGGTATGACGCGCTGATTAACAACGACAGCCTAATGCAGGCTGCGTGGCACTCGATTAACGTCGCGGTGTTCTCAGCAACAGCTGCAACGATCGTCGGAAGCCTGACAGCAGTAGCCCTATTCCGTTACCAATTCAAAGGTAAAGGCGTAGTCAATGGCATGCTGTTCATCGTAATGATGTCACCAGATATCGTAATGGCGATTTCGCTTCTTGCGCTATTCTTGGTAATGGGGGTGCAACTTGGGTTCTTTACCCTACTTGCAGCGCACATTACGTTCTGTCTGCCGTTTGTTGTTGTAACGGTCTACAGTCGCTTGAATGGCTTTGATGTGAAGATGCTAGAAGCAGCAAAAGATTTAGGTGCAAGCGAGTGGACGATTCTAAAACAGATCATCCTTCCTCTTGCTAAGCCAGCGGTAGCTGCGGGTTGGTTATTGAGCTTCACTCTGTCTTTGGACGACGTGATCATCAGCTCTTTCGTAACGGGCCCAACGTATGAAATCTTGCCACTGAAGATTTACTCAATGGTTAAAGTGGGTATCTCTCCTGAGGTAAACGCCCTAGCAACTGTGATGTTAGTGGTGTCGTTAGTTCTGGTGATTATTTCTCAGTTACTAGCGAGAGAGAAGATCAAGTAA
- the potB gene encoding spermidine/putrescine ABC transporter permease PotB codes for MSKKFNLQNAIVALITGWLVLFVMIPNIMIIGTSFLTRDEANLIEMTFTLDNYVRLADPLYFKVLMHSFYMAIVATLLCLIIGYPFAYIVAKMPAKWRPIMLFLVIVPFWTNSLIRTYGLKVVLGTQGVLNKGLLALDIIDKPLRIMYSETAVMIGLVYILLPFMILPLYSAIEKLDDTYLEAAKDLGANKLQTLLKVVLPLTMPGIIGGCLLVLLPALGMFYISDLLGGAKNLLIGNVIKSQVLNARDWPFGAATSIALTMAMAVMLYAYYRAGKLLNKKVELD; via the coding sequence ATGAGCAAGAAGTTTAATTTACAAAACGCGATTGTTGCTTTAATCACAGGTTGGTTAGTGCTGTTCGTGATGATTCCAAATATCATGATCATCGGTACTAGCTTCTTAACTCGTGACGAAGCGAACTTGATCGAGATGACCTTCACTCTCGATAACTACGTGCGTTTGGCTGACCCGCTGTATTTTAAAGTGCTGATGCACTCTTTCTATATGGCGATTGTCGCAACCCTACTTTGTTTAATCATTGGTTACCCGTTCGCTTACATCGTGGCAAAAATGCCGGCGAAATGGCGTCCAATCATGTTGTTCCTAGTGATTGTGCCATTCTGGACGAACTCTTTGATCCGTACTTACGGACTAAAAGTGGTGCTGGGTACTCAAGGTGTGTTGAACAAAGGCTTGTTAGCACTAGACATTATCGATAAGCCGCTACGTATCATGTACTCAGAAACAGCAGTAATGATTGGTTTGGTGTATATCCTACTGCCGTTCATGATTCTGCCGTTGTATTCAGCGATTGAAAAACTGGATGATACGTATTTAGAAGCCGCGAAAGATTTAGGTGCGAACAAACTGCAAACGCTATTGAAAGTGGTACTACCCCTAACGATGCCTGGCATCATCGGTGGTTGTTTATTAGTACTTCTTCCTGCGTTAGGCATGTTCTACATCTCTGACCTATTGGGCGGCGCTAAGAACCTATTGATTGGTAACGTGATTAAGAGCCAAGTGCTCAACGCTCGAGACTGGCCGTTTGGCGCAGCAACGAGTATCGCACTGACCATGGCAATGGCTGTGATGCTATATGCCTACTACCGAGCAGGTAAGCTATTGAACAAGAAAGTGGAGCTAGACTAA
- the potA gene encoding spermidine/putrescine ABC transporter ATP-binding protein PotA has translation MNAKKSVGKPVVQLTGISKSFDGKEVIGNLDLNVNHGEFLTILGPSGCGKTTVLRMIAGFETADSGQILLAEQNVTQVPAEQRHVNTVFQSYALFPHMTVFDNVAFGLRMQKVPSSEIEPRVMDALKMVRLEQMAQRKPHQLSGGQQQRIAIARAVVNKPKVLLLDESLSALDYKLRKQMQIELKQLQRQLGITFIFVTHDQEEALSMSDRIIVMRDGVIEQDGTPREIYEEPKNLFVARFIGEINVFEATAKSRLDEKRIVATIEGEESVIYYDKDVTPGQKLQVLLRPEDLRIEEIKESEQRGIVGHIVERTYKGMTLDSVVELESGMRVMVSEFFNEDDPDVDHSLGQKVAVTWVESWEVVLEDEQEV, from the coding sequence TTGAACGCTAAAAAATCAGTAGGAAAGCCAGTAGTACAGCTAACTGGCATTAGTAAAAGTTTCGATGGTAAGGAAGTCATCGGCAATCTTGATTTAAACGTAAATCATGGTGAGTTTCTCACGATTTTAGGCCCATCAGGTTGTGGTAAAACAACCGTACTAAGAATGATTGCGGGTTTTGAAACAGCAGATAGTGGTCAAATACTATTAGCTGAACAGAACGTAACCCAAGTTCCTGCTGAACAAAGGCATGTAAACACTGTATTCCAAAGCTATGCCCTATTCCCGCATATGACCGTTTTCGACAATGTGGCATTTGGCTTACGCATGCAGAAAGTACCAAGCAGCGAGATTGAACCTCGTGTAATGGATGCTTTAAAAATGGTGCGCCTAGAACAAATGGCACAGCGAAAACCACACCAGCTATCTGGTGGCCAACAGCAACGTATCGCAATCGCTCGTGCTGTCGTTAATAAGCCAAAAGTTCTTCTATTGGATGAATCTCTATCTGCTCTTGATTACAAGTTACGTAAACAGATGCAAATCGAGCTCAAACAATTACAACGCCAACTTGGAATCACGTTCATTTTTGTAACGCATGACCAAGAAGAAGCGCTGTCTATGTCTGACCGCATTATTGTTATGCGTGATGGCGTGATTGAACAAGATGGTACGCCAAGAGAGATCTACGAAGAGCCTAAGAATCTGTTTGTAGCTCGCTTCATTGGTGAAATTAACGTATTCGAAGCGACAGCGAAATCTCGTTTAGATGAAAAACGCATTGTTGCGACAATCGAAGGTGAAGAGTCAGTTATCTATTACGATAAAGACGTAACACCGGGTCAAAAACTGCAAGTATTGCTTCGCCCTGAAGATCTTCGAATTGAAGAAATCAAAGAGTCTGAGCAACGCGGTATTGTTGGCCACATTGTCGAGCGAACCTATAAAGGCATGACATTGGATTCAGTGGTAGAACTTGAATCTGGTATGCGTGTCATGGTTAGCGAATTCTTCAACGAAGATGACCCTGATGTTGATCACTCACTGGGCCAAAAAGTTGCAGTAACTTGGGTTGAGAGCTGGGAAGTGGTATTAGAAGATGAGCAAGAAGTTTAA
- a CDS encoding glucosaminidase domain-containing protein, producing MRNNVQASSSKSLALKVTALALVGSISLVGPLLYQQEEERRRANKTSQDSEQQFGNLTVASNTPNFAAIEDVNEKKDSFFSYLRPSINIENKRITKERAFLTKVSDAGISNIDSEDVSYAKRLGKLYSLPVPSSGLEQAWLTEILNRVNVLPEALVLTQAANESAWGTSRFATQANNYFGHWCYTKGCGLVPLQRNEGSSHEVATFSSSQESVHRYFMNLNRNRAYADLRAIRAKLAAQGNDLLTTSTATELTNGLLKYSERGSDYVTDLQAMIRHNEVYWKK from the coding sequence ATGCGTAATAACGTTCAAGCAAGCTCAAGTAAATCTCTTGCACTAAAAGTGACGGCACTTGCCCTTGTTGGCTCGATCTCATTAGTTGGGCCACTTCTTTACCAGCAAGAAGAAGAGCGACGTCGTGCAAATAAGACAAGCCAAGATTCTGAACAGCAGTTCGGCAACTTAACCGTGGCTTCAAATACACCGAACTTTGCTGCCATTGAAGATGTAAACGAGAAAAAAGACTCCTTCTTTTCGTATTTACGTCCAAGTATCAATATCGAAAACAAACGCATCACTAAAGAGCGTGCGTTTTTGACTAAGGTTTCTGACGCTGGCATTTCGAACATTGACTCGGAAGATGTGTCATACGCAAAAAGGCTAGGGAAGTTGTACAGCTTGCCTGTGCCTTCGTCAGGCTTAGAGCAAGCTTGGCTTACAGAGATACTGAACCGTGTAAATGTGCTACCTGAAGCGCTTGTATTAACTCAGGCGGCCAATGAGTCGGCTTGGGGTACATCGCGCTTTGCGACCCAAGCGAACAACTATTTCGGGCACTGGTGTTACACCAAGGGTTGTGGTCTTGTTCCGCTACAACGTAACGAAGGTAGCTCTCATGAAGTGGCAACATTCTCTTCAAGCCAAGAGTCTGTGCACCGTTACTTCATGAACCTGAACCGAAATCGTGCTTATGCTGATTTAAGAGCAATCCGCGCCAAACTTGCGGCACAAGGTAATGATTTGCTTACGACGAGCACCGCTACAGAGCTTACCAATGGGTTGCTAAAATATTCTGAGCGAGGTTCAGACTATGTGACTGATTTACAAGCTATGATCCGTCACAACGAGGTATACTGGAAAAAGTAA
- a CDS encoding DUF2987 domain-containing protein encodes MKKTALALLASLSLGVSLPAAAQEYMFTYSKLYTQLKNNTKEGHDDVKVAVFFVDQQAQTICHISKAWMEKEEHYEELKVSPTHELLLPVDQNLRSANPLIFVQTQEQECAYSLVVMTQEPLAGTVEVTQLESLLPQMQAMLEDVSGMFSSWFTPDVEGLTLEFDNKLEGNIALSNGKQIPITQGRAKFTLEELNGSDSITLPEPTIRVLPYIPAQ; translated from the coding sequence ATGAAAAAGACAGCACTCGCTTTATTAGCCTCACTAAGTCTTGGGGTCTCTTTACCCGCTGCAGCGCAAGAATACATGTTCACGTATTCTAAGCTCTATACACAACTTAAAAACAATACCAAAGAAGGGCACGATGACGTCAAAGTTGCAGTCTTCTTTGTGGATCAGCAAGCTCAAACCATCTGCCACATCAGCAAAGCGTGGATGGAAAAAGAAGAGCACTACGAAGAGCTAAAAGTATCTCCAACACATGAGCTACTTTTACCTGTCGATCAAAACCTTCGTTCAGCAAACCCGCTTATCTTTGTTCAAACTCAAGAACAAGAGTGTGCGTATTCTTTGGTTGTCATGACACAAGAGCCTTTAGCAGGAACAGTTGAGGTAACGCAGCTGGAAAGCCTATTACCGCAAATGCAAGCGATGTTAGAAGACGTCAGCGGCATGTTCTCTAGTTGGTTCACGCCGGATGTTGAAGGGTTAACCTTGGAATTTGATAACAAGCTTGAAGGTAACATCGCGCTGTCTAACGGTAAGCAAATCCCAATCACACAAGGGCGTGCGAAGTTCACCCTAGAAGAACTGAATGGAAGTGACAGCATCACGTTACCGGAACCCACTATTCGCGTATTACCTTACATTCCTGCGCAATAG
- the ttcA gene encoding tRNA 2-thiocytidine(32) synthetase TtcA yields MNQNDNRKETLEFNKLQKRLRRNVGNAIIDYNMIEENDVVMACISGGKDSFAMLDILLRLREAAPIKFDVVAVNLDQKQPGFPEHILPEYFETLNIPYYIVDKDTYSVVKEKVPEGKTTCGLCSRLRRGTLYSFAEKIGATKIALGHHLDDIVETMFLNMFHGARLKAMPPKLRSDDGRNVVIRPLTYCRETDLIKYAEHKEFPIIPCNLCGSQENLQRQNIKAMLIDWDKKTPGRVEKIFKSIQNVSPSQLADRELFDFVNLPLDRSGEREEYEFQEAEISSSNIDESMFIDVTNV; encoded by the coding sequence ATGAACCAAAACGATAATAGAAAAGAAACACTTGAATTCAACAAACTTCAGAAACGTCTGAGAAGAAATGTTGGAAATGCCATCATCGACTACAACATGATCGAAGAGAATGACGTAGTAATGGCATGTATTAGTGGCGGTAAAGATTCATTTGCGATGCTAGACATTTTGCTACGTTTACGTGAAGCAGCACCTATTAAGTTTGATGTTGTAGCGGTAAACCTAGATCAAAAACAACCTGGGTTCCCTGAGCACATTCTTCCTGAATACTTTGAAACGCTGAACATTCCTTACTACATCGTAGACAAAGACACATACTCAGTCGTTAAAGAGAAGGTGCCAGAAGGCAAAACAACGTGTGGCCTATGTTCTCGTCTGCGTCGTGGTACTTTGTACTCGTTCGCTGAAAAGATTGGTGCAACTAAGATCGCACTTGGTCACCACCTTGATGACATCGTTGAAACTATGTTCCTGAACATGTTCCACGGTGCACGTCTAAAGGCAATGCCACCAAAGCTTCGCTCTGATGATGGTCGTAACGTTGTTATTCGTCCACTGACTTACTGTCGTGAAACGGATCTAATCAAATACGCAGAACACAAAGAATTCCCAATCATTCCTTGTAACCTATGTGGTTCACAAGAGAACCTACAACGTCAGAACATCAAAGCGATGCTGATTGATTGGGACAAGAAAACACCGGGTCGTGTTGAGAAAATCTTCAAATCAATTCAGAACGTAAGCCCAAGCCAACTGGCTGACCGCGAACTGTTTGATTTCGTGAACCTTCCACTAGACCGCAGCGGTGAACGTGAAGAGTACGAATTCCAAGAAGCTGAGATCTCATCTTCTAACATCGATGAGTCAATGTTCATCGACGTGACGAACGTATAA